A segment of the Thermanaerothrix sp. genome:
GAAGGCGTCCAGCACCGCCTCCCATATCTCCCCCTCCGGGGCGTCCTTCTCGATCAGGGCTATGGCCCTTCCGTGGGCCCCCGCCGGGCTGTCTAGGGAGTCCTGGTCGTAGGTCTCAAGGATGGAGGAGAAGTCCTTCTTGTCCAGGAGGGCCCTGTAGAGCAGGAGCCGAGCGGGGAAGATCTCCTCGTCGGCATCGAACTCCATGAGCTTCCTGGCGTAGGCCTCGGCGTCGTCAAACCTCCCCAGGGCGTGGGAGGCGGAGGACAGGTGCATGAGCGCCTCCCCGTAGGTCTGAACCAATGTCCGCTCGTCGTAGAGCCCCTTGGGCTCCTCCCCGCCGAGGCGGCGCACCGTCTCCGCAAGGGCCTCCCGCAGGTCCCCGATGCTTCTTAGGGCCTCTTCCTCGTCCTTCAAGGTCCAAAGGGCCACCTTGGCAGCGGGGTTTGATGGGTCCTCCTTCAGCAGCGCCTTCGCCGCCCGCTGTATCTCCTCTTCGTCGGAGGCCTCGTAGAGCCTCTCGAGCAGTTCCTCTATCTTGTCGCCGTTAAACGCCATGTTGAAGTCCCCCTTTAAGGTCTAGGTGGGAGCATTATAGCCTAACGGGCTCCTCCTGGCACCTAAGCAGCAGGTCCCGGATGGCATCCAGGAGGGACGGATCGAAAAGACGGCCCTTGTCCCTTGCCATGAGGCTCCAGGCTGCGCCGGCCTCCATGGCGCCGCCGTCCGGGTTTGTCAGGGACTCGTAACGGTCAAGGACCTGGAACACCCTGACCGGCAGGGGGATGTCGGCGCCCTTAAGGCGCTGGGGATAACCGCTTCCGTCCCACCGCTCGTGGTGGGACAGTATGAGATCCGCCGCGGGCAACAGCTCCGGTATGCTCTTGGCTATCCGGTATCCCGTGATGGGGTGGTCCTGGTCCGTCTCCAATGCGTCCTCGTCCACCGGGGGCTCCCGGTTTATCAGGTCCTTGGAGGAGACTATGCCTATGTCGTGGTAGGCGCACAGGAGCTTGAGGGCCTTGCTGTCCTCCTCCCCCATGCCAAGCTGTCTGTCCAGCATCTCGCATAGGTCCGAAAGGCGCTTGATGTGGAGCCCCATGTGCCCCCCGAAGGCCCGGTGCAGCTTCTCCTCCAGGTGGGCCAGGATCCTGAGCCTCGCCCTTCGGCCCTCCTTCATCTTCATCTTGTACATGAGGTCCTCGGCGGGCTTCAGCATGGCGTCCCGCCAGTCCTCCTCCGGGTGCTCCTTCACCCCGAAGCCCAGGGATATGCTGGGCCGGACCAGCCCCTGCCCCTTCCAGGAGGAGCACATGTGATGGATCCGGTTGATCCGGTCCACAGCCTTTTCCACGCCGGTCTTGGGAAGGAGGAGTATGAACTCGTCCCCGCCCCAGCGGAATATGAGGTCCCCGGGGCGTCCGCTCTCCCGGAGTATCTTGGCTATGGTTGTGAGTAGCAGGTCCCCTTCCGGGTGGCCGAAGGCGTCGTTTGCCAGCTTAAGGCCGTTGACGTCCCCCATTATGAGGCAAAGTGGCATATGCTCCGGGTTGTCCAGCCGCTTGAGCTCCTCGTCGAAACAGCGGCGGTTGAGAAGCCCCGTTAGGGGATCGTGCATGTTGAGGAACCGTATCTGCTCCTCCGCCTCCCGCCTCTCCGATATGTCCTCCACCACGCCCACCACCCCAAGGAACGTGCCCTTAAGGGACGTCATGGGCCGGAACTGGGCCTTTATCCAGGTGGTCCTGTTGCCGGAGAAGGGGGTGTAACGGCCCTCGTACATGCCAGGGGTCCCAGACAGTGCCTGCAGGATCGCCTTCTTCATCCACGGGTCCTTGAGGTTGTCTATCACGTTGATCCCAATGAGCCGCTCCCTGGTGGTGCCCATTATCTCCAGGAAGTGATCGTTCATGTCGGTTATTATCCCGTCGTGGTCTATGTGCACTATGCCCAGGGGCGAGTGGTCGAAGATGGTGTGGTACCGCTCCTCGCTCCTCTCCAGCGTCTCCTCCGCCCGCTTTATGCGGCTTATGTCCCGGCAGGAGAGGACGAAAAGGTCCCTCTCCCCGTCGGAGGTCCTGCCCAGCAGGGCCTCGGTGGGTATCTCGGAGGGACCCTTCTTCAGGGGTATGTCCATCGGGGGGTAGGGGGGCTTGCCGGCGCCCATGAGGTTCCTAAGCCTCCCCCAGTACACCGGGGGTAGGACGTCCTTTACGTGCTGCTTTCCCTTGAGCAAAGCCCAAGCCTTTGGGGAGGACATCAAAACCCGTCCTTCCGGGTCCATCACGAAAATGTAGTCCTCGAATCCTGCCATCAGGCTAACGGCGTCCAAGCGGGCTACCCCCCTGAATGCTTGATATTCCCTACATTATCCTATGATTTTTTTATAGCCGCAACTCTTCCCCCATCGGCAGACGCCGCACATCTGGGTCTTGGGTTCGTATGGACCCAAGGCCTTTCGGGCTATGTCCAGGAGCTGGGATTCCATTTGAGCCCAGTCTGCCGATTCCACCGCTATTTTTTCGTACTTTCCGTTCAAGGGCCTTAGGCGCCAGAGGGCCATGTCCGGCTCCTGGCCGGTGATGAGCCACGCCGCCAGGCCGTAGAAGCGCATCTGGTCATGGTAGAGCTCCTGGATTGGGTTGTCCTCGTGGGTTATCTTGTAGTCCCTTATTATGGGCCCCTCCGAGGCGTGGAGGAACAGGTCCATGGAGCCCACCATGCGGAAGCGCCCCTTAACCGGCACCCGGAAGGGGACCTCCCGCTTGGCCCCCCGCCGCAGGAGGCTCCGGAACTCCTCGCCGGTGTCCGACAGGGCGAAGCCGTGAAGCCACTCCAACAGCGCGTCCTTCCAGCGGGTCTTCCTGAGGGCCATTAGCACCTCCGAGGGCATGGAGGCGGTGTCCTCCATTATCTCAACAAGGCGATCGGGGTTCCCGTCCCAGCGCCTCATGACCCAGTGGGCCAGGCTCCCCAGGTCTGACCCGCCGGGCCCCAGGTCCCCCAGCTCCTTGTCCCATCTTGGCGCCAGCCCCTGCCTGAAGGTTATCCTGTAGGCCACGGGGCAGAACCGGAAGAGGCTGTAGGAGGTGGCGGACATCTGCAGCATCGCCCCTTCCCTCGGGGGAAGCTCCAGGGGACAGGGCGCGGGTGCCTCCTCTTGGGCGGCCCCCTTGGGCCCCTCCGCGGGGCTTATGTAGATCCCCTCCCCCAGGGGCTCCAGGGCCTCCATGGCGTTCCGGGCCCAGGAGTTTGCCCTCCTTTTTGAGGGGGACGCCAGGATGAGCCGGTCCTTTGCCCTGGTGCAGGCCACGTAGAAGACCCGGAGGCTCTCCTCCTCCTGGGCCGATTTCTCAAGCAGCTGGTGGGCCTTGGATAAAACCCCTTTGCCGCCGTGGAGCTCCTTTACGAGGGAGCTGGAGGGCACCGCCCCCAGGTGCTTGGACAGGAGAAGCCTCGACTGGTTTTCCCTCTTGCGTTGGGATGGGGATAGGATCACGGCGGTTATGGGGAACTCAAGCCCCTTGGCGGCGTGAACGGTCATTATGCTTACCGCGTCGGCCTTGGACGTGCTGGGCTCTTCGATGGAGGAGCCGACCATAGCGGACTTCAGGTGCTCCGCCGCCCCTATGAGGCTGTGCCCCATGGTCCTGTGGTAGTCCAGCAGTATCTCCCTGGCCCTTCGGAGGTTGAGTGCCACCCGTTCCCGGTCTTGGGGCCGCACCTCCTCAAGCCAGCTTAGGTCCTTCAGTATGTGGTCCACCACCGCCCAGGCCCCGGCGGCCTTGGCCATGTCCGCCATCTTGGATATCCCAAGGCGCGCTGTCTCGAGGGCGGCTTCAACGCTGTCGGTCCGGATCGGGTTCTTTACGAACCGGCCCAGGAAGGGGGACCCCGCCGCCGAAAGCAGCGTGAGGTCAGACCGGTCGCCCCCTATGGCGGCCAAGAGGGCCGTGAGGTCCCGGATCTCGAAACGGTTCCCGTAATCCTTGGAACTGTGCATCACGTGGGGGATCCCAAGCTCCTGAAAGGCCCCGCTCACCCTGGGGTACTGGGTCCTGGCCGCCACCAGCACCGCGAAGTCCTCCCAGCGGCACCTCCTTAAGATGCCGCCGTCCAATACCTCAAAGCCCTGGTCCATCATCCGCAGGAACTCCATCCCAAGGATGCGGCTTGCCTTAAGCACATGCTCCTCCTGTTTCTCCTTCTTCCCTTCCGGTTCCTCCTCCGGCGCTATGAGGACCCTTGAGGGGATTTGATCTAGGTGCTCCGGATGCGTAAGGGGCTCATACCCCTCCTCTATGCCGGTGCCGATTGAGCCCCCGAAGGCGTGGGAGAAGATCCGGTTCACCGCCCCTATGACCTCCGGGGAGCTCCGCCGGGACTCCGTGAGGCTCACCACGCCTCCCAGGGGACGTGCCTCCGATATGAGCCGCTGGAACAGCCCAAGGTCCGTGTCCCGGAAGCGGTATATGGACTGCTTGAGGTCCCCCACCACGAACACCGAGGCCCCGCCCTCCGCGAAGGACTTCACCAGCTCGAACTGAAGCCAGTCGGTGTCCTGGAACTCGTCCACAAGCACGTGCCTGAAACGGCTCTTGAGGGGCTCCCGCCTCACCGCTTCCCCCGCCAGGTCTATGAGGTCCTGAAAGGACAGCTGCCCCGAAGATAGCCTGCGGCGGTTCCATGCCTCCCACCCCACGGCGCACACCCGGTTGCACAGCCCCAGCAGCTCCCCTTCGGCGGGGGCATTCCCCGCCCTTTGCCCCTCCAGCAGCTTCTTTACGCCAAGCAGGGGGGCCGATGACTTTTTAACCGCATTGCGGACCTCGCTGACCGACGGTTCCTTGGGGTTAAGCCATTGAAGATCCAATGACTTAAGCAGTTCGTCAAGGGCGTCCTTCCGCTTGCTCCTCGTGTTGTTGAATTTTTCTATGAACTTGCCGATTAAGTCCAGCATCCCATCGATGTCCGATGCGTCGGGAACCGGCACGCGTTCCGGCTCCTTGGGGTCCGCGGCTAGAAGCTCCACCGCCAGGCTTGAGGCCATCTCAAGCCACCGGCCCATGGAGGCGGCCATCTTGCTTAAGAGCTCATCAAGCCACCCCTCCCGGCCGGTGAAGCTCCAAAGGCTTTCCGGCGAGAAGCCCTCGGTTTTCGCAAGCTTGTCGGCGGCGCTCACCGCCATGTCCGCCAGCTGCTGGGCCCCCACCCGGTTCACCAGCTCCCGGACCTTTTCCGCATGGGCCTCGAAGAGATCCTTGGCCCTTAGGACCCACGGATCTGCCGCATCGCCCCCAAGGCGGCGGACGAACCACTTAGCGTCGGGCCCCTCCAGGGCCATGGCCAGCTCCCGGCGGAACTCATCGACGTGGAAGGGCGAAAGGATGGAGGGGTTGAGGGGTATCCCCAGCTCCATGGAGGACTCCCGGATCAGCCGAAGCGCGAAGGAGTGTATGGTGGATATGTATGCCTCCCCGACGCGGTTGGACATCTCCACAAGGCGCGGGTCCTTAAGCTCCTCCCCCCAGACCCTTAAGATGTGCTCTATCCGCTCCCGCATCTCCTGGGCCGCCTTCTCGGTGAAGGTGAGAACCGCCAGCTGGTCCAGCGAAAGGTCCTCTTGGCTTGCCAGCAGGTACGCCACCCTTCCGCTCAGGGTATGGGTCTTGCCGGTCCCCGCCCCGGCCTTGACGGCGGTTATCTTTGAGTCGGAGGTTATGGCCCGCCGCTGGTTGGGCGAGTAGCGGGAGCTTAAGATCCCCTCCATGGCCTCCCTATTGGTCATCCCACTCACCCCCCTCGTCTTCCTCCTCCTCAAAGTCCCACGCCTCCAGCCTGCGGCAGACGCCCCCGTAGGGACAGGTGGGGCAGACATGTTTCCTTACGTTATCGTCCGTGTGGTTGGCCCTGAACTCCCCGGTCCCAAGGGCCCTGTCGAGATCCTCCAGTGCCTTTGAGGCCCTTAAGATCACGTCCTCCGCGGAGTTCCCATCTCCAGTCCCGTCCTCATCCTGGCCGGACTTTCCCTTGTTGGAGCCCTTGGGTTGGTACAGCCCGTAGGCTTGGGCCACGCCGCCTGCGTCGAAGCGGCTCCCGCCGGAGGTCCACATGACGCCTATGCGGTTTGATTTATTGAACTTGACGGGGGCCTCCCGGGATCCCCATATCTCCCAGCGGGACCTACCCAGCATGTCCCGCAGCGACACGAACCCGAAGCCCCACAGCTCCGCCCCCCGCAGCGCCGAGGGCTCCTCCAGGGGGCCGCCCTTAAGGGCCCTGGCGTACGCCGCCAGCTGCAGCGAGTCCTCGTACCGGTGGGTGCCGCCGGTCTTGAAGTCCAGTATCACGTACCCCCTGCCCTCGGGACCTTCTATCACGTCCACCAGGTCCGCCCGGCCGGTGCCCGTGTAGTTCTCCATCTCCACCTTTGGCAGCGGCACCTCCGTGAGAGTGGCCGCGAGTCTTAACCCCTTGGCTTCAAGCTCTGACCTCCGCTCCCGAAGCCAGGATACGCCCCGGCATATCATCTGGTCCAGCTCCATCTGGTACCTCTCCCTGCCTGGCTCAAGGATGGGCCCCGCGGAGGGAAGTTTTAGCACCTCCCGCATCAGGTCCTCGTGGGATATGCCGGGGTTTGTGACGGCGATCTCCATGGCCTCGTGGGCCAGGCTGCCCATGAGGTAATGGGGAACCGGGTCCACCTCCGGCGCCCGGAGCTTCAAGATCCGCTCGCAGGCGAACCGGAATGGGCATTTGACGAAGGAGTCAATGCCGCTCAACGGCAGGCTGGGCTTAGCTTCCAGGTTCTTAATGGACACATTGACCTTGTAGGGCCCGCCAAGAGCCCTTGAGGCATCGTCCGCCGCCCTTGCGGGGAACTCTACGCCCCGTACGAAGCTTTCGGAGTGGAACAGCGACGGGGACCCGTTAAGCTCCTCCACCTTAGCCCCCATGGACAGGAGGGACTTTTCGAAGGGGGTGGGGGAGGAAGGCCTTCCGTCCCGGTCCTCCGCCCCCTGGGTCATGACGAAGGCCTCCCTGCCCGCCAGGGCCATGCGGATGAACAGGGCCTCCCTGGCCTTGCGCCTTTCGTGTAGGTCCACCAGGTGGGTGGGGGTAAGGTCCGACCG
Coding sequences within it:
- a CDS encoding PD-(D/E)XK nuclease family protein; this encodes CGEAANSGWEFFPAMRLVSSVLDLDMEALMTRRPRGLDQWRDFVRSQHGEEWERKLLKLAEFGQLLLKGATPKRLLEEALGVMKLADPERISRAVGDRHDLDWTVRGVTSAIEEMEKKLFSLSEEVENLGPAFQEPLKLRDAMGFLKAWGNSSYTAQDQPLEGAVRIYRDAPPVLAEHGLFVLCGTDQSRWPGKLNESPLMDEASRHRVNNSFLERSDLTPTHLVDLHERRKAREALFIRMALAGREAFVMTQGAEDRDGRPSSPTPFEKSLLSMGAKVEELNGSPSLFHSESFVRGVEFPARAADDASRALGGPYKVNVSIKNLEAKPSLPLSGIDSFVKCPFRFACERILKLRAPEVDPVPHYLMGSLAHEAMEIAVTNPGISHEDLMREVLKLPSAGPILEPGRERYQMELDQMICRGVSWLRERRSELEAKGLRLAATLTEVPLPKVEMENYTGTGRADLVDVIEGPEGRGYVILDFKTGGTHRYEDSLQLAAYARALKGGPLEEPSALRGAELWGFGFVSLRDMLGRSRWEIWGSREAPVKFNKSNRIGVMWTSGGSRFDAGGVAQAYGLYQPKGSNKGKSGQDEDGTGDGNSAEDVILRASKALEDLDRALGTGEFRANHTDDNVRKHVCPTCPYGGVCRRLEAWDFEEEEDEGGEWDDQ
- a CDS encoding UvrD-helicase domain-containing protein — encoded protein: MTNREAMEGILSSRYSPNQRRAITSDSKITAVKAGAGTGKTHTLSGRVAYLLASQEDLSLDQLAVLTFTEKAAQEMRERIEHILRVWGEELKDPRLVEMSNRVGEAYISTIHSFALRLIRESSMELGIPLNPSILSPFHVDEFRRELAMALEGPDAKWFVRRLGGDAADPWVLRAKDLFEAHAEKVRELVNRVGAQQLADMAVSAADKLAKTEGFSPESLWSFTGREGWLDELLSKMAASMGRWLEMASSLAVELLAADPKEPERVPVPDASDIDGMLDLIGKFIEKFNNTRSKRKDALDELLKSLDLQWLNPKEPSVSEVRNAVKKSSAPLLGVKKLLEGQRAGNAPAEGELLGLCNRVCAVGWEAWNRRRLSSGQLSFQDLIDLAGEAVRREPLKSRFRHVLVDEFQDTDWLQFELVKSFAEGGASVFVVGDLKQSIYRFRDTDLGLFQRLISEARPLGGVVSLTESRRSSPEVIGAVNRIFSHAFGGSIGTGIEEGYEPLTHPEHLDQIPSRVLIAPEEEPEGKKEKQEEHVLKASRILGMEFLRMMDQGFEVLDGGILRRCRWEDFAVLVAARTQYPRVSGAFQELGIPHVMHSSKDYGNRFEIRDLTALLAAIGGDRSDLTLLSAAGSPFLGRFVKNPIRTDSVEAALETARLGISKMADMAKAAGAWAVVDHILKDLSWLEEVRPQDRERVALNLRRAREILLDYHRTMGHSLIGAAEHLKSAMVGSSIEEPSTSKADAVSIMTVHAAKGLEFPITAVILSPSQRKRENQSRLLLSKHLGAVPSSSLVKELHGGKGVLSKAHQLLEKSAQEEESLRVFYVACTRAKDRLILASPSKRRANSWARNAMEALEPLGEGIYISPAEGPKGAAQEEAPAPCPLELPPREGAMLQMSATSYSLFRFCPVAYRITFRQGLAPRWDKELGDLGPGGSDLGSLAHWVMRRWDGNPDRLVEIMEDTASMPSEVLMALRKTRWKDALLEWLHGFALSDTGEEFRSLLRRGAKREVPFRVPVKGRFRMVGSMDLFLHASEGPIIRDYKITHEDNPIQELYHDQMRFYGLAAWLITGQEPDMALWRLRPLNGKYEKIAVESADWAQMESQLLDIARKALGPYEPKTQMCGVCRWGKSCGYKKIIG
- a CDS encoding diguanylate cyclase, with translation MDAVSLMAGFEDYIFVMDPEGRVLMSSPKAWALLKGKQHVKDVLPPVYWGRLRNLMGAGKPPYPPMDIPLKKGPSEIPTEALLGRTSDGERDLFVLSCRDISRIKRAEETLERSEERYHTIFDHSPLGIVHIDHDGIITDMNDHFLEIMGTTRERLIGINVIDNLKDPWMKKAILQALSGTPGMYEGRYTPFSGNRTTWIKAQFRPMTSLKGTFLGVVGVVEDISERREAEEQIRFLNMHDPLTGLLNRRCFDEELKRLDNPEHMPLCLIMGDVNGLKLANDAFGHPEGDLLLTTIAKILRESGRPGDLIFRWGGDEFILLLPKTGVEKAVDRINRIHHMCSSWKGQGLVRPSISLGFGVKEHPEEDWRDAMLKPAEDLMYKMKMKEGRRARLRILAHLEEKLHRAFGGHMGLHIKRLSDLCEMLDRQLGMGEEDSKALKLLCAYHDIGIVSSKDLINREPPVDEDALETDQDHPITGYRIAKSIPELLPAADLILSHHERWDGSGYPQRLKGADIPLPVRVFQVLDRYESLTNPDGGAMEAGAAWSLMARDKGRLFDPSLLDAIRDLLLRCQEEPVRL